DNA sequence from the bacterium genome:
GCGGACATCCCGTTCAACATCGGCAAGAACGCATACGGCTCTAATCCGGCGTGGTACATCGACGGCGACAACAAAAACGGCGAAAGCCATCTCGCTGGGAAAAACTTCTTTGACACCGACAACGATTTCCGCCCGGCTGAGTTTATGGAATTCTGCAATCGCATGATGCGCAAAGAGCCAAAGGAACGAGGCGAGGCACCATGCATGGTGATATTCTGCGAGTTCGAGCAGCAATTTCAGATTATCGAGTTGGCTAAAAAGTATGGCATTAATGGCTACATCAACCTTGTATTTCGCAAGAATTTCAGCGCCCAGGTACTCAAGGCCAATATGCGCATCGTTGGCAACGCTGAATATGGCCTCGTGCTCTACCGCGACAAGCTGCCAAAGTTCCGCAATGACGGCAAGATGATATTTAACGTCATGGACTACGAGAGAGACGCCGAAGGGCCGCTATATGAGAAAATTCACCCGACGCAGAAGCCGGTTCGGCTCATGGAGCGGCTCATAAGCATATTTACGGATCCCGGCGACGTGGTGATTGACCCGGTTGCTGGAAGTGGTTCAACGCTAATCGCCGCTGAGAATCTTGGCCGCAAAGCATATGGGTTTGAAATAAAGAAGGATTTTTACCGCAAAGCTGTCAAGTGGATTGACAAAAATAGGCTTGTACGCAGCGAAATTAAAGAGTACGGATTCGCTAAGACGCTCATCAATGAACTGCAGCCGAGTTTGTTTGGGTAATCCCACCCACCGCGCTAGCGATCGCGGGCGTTCGATTCGTCCGGCGGCGGCAAAGTAATTACAATAGGACTTGACAATGGCACATAAAATGCTTATACTTAATCGTCCAAACCTATTCGCATTGTCATATCTGCGCCTTATCTCGAGGCCAGTAGTTTTAGGTCCGATGTCCCGCGAGGGCTCGGGAATCCATGCGAATGGGTTTGGGCACCTAAATACTGCTGGCCTTTTTTATTGTGGTGAGGTGCTGTGATGCCTGTTGAAAATGGAGTTGGTCAATCAGCGTACACAGAGACGAAACAAGAGCATCTGCGGACAATTCTGCGGACGCACATCAACATCGTTAAGAGTATCCTTAAAAAACGAAGTTATAGTCTGCCGTGCTATTATTACTACGACATCAATGCCGGTCCTGGGATCTACAACAATGGCGAAATTGGAAGTCCGCTCGTATTCGTCCAGGAGGCCGAGCGCGCCCGCATTAATTACCAGGCGGTGTTCATTGAAATCAAAGATGACAGTTACAACCGCCTGTTATCCCTCTTTGGCGACAATCCGCACGTTAAAATCTATCATGGCGATAATCAAGAGATCCTGCCACTTTTAATCCCCAATACTAAAGACCGCCAGTGGCGTTATGGCATGATCTACACAGACCCGAATGGCATTTTTAACGACAAAGCCATTGCCGACTTTGTAAATCGTGAGTGCTTTTCGGCAACTGATGTTTTAATTAACTGTCCAGCATCAGCCATAAAGCGATCGATTAACTGCTGCAAATGCAAAGACGATCGCAGGCTTGAGGATCGACTGCGCCAGATCAATAAGAAATACTGGATAGTCAAAGATCCACAGAACAGCCGCTGGCAATGGACGCACATCATGCTCACCAACTGGCCGAATCATCCCGAATTTTCACAGATCAACATGTACCGCCATAATAGTCAAGCTGGAAAGGCAATCTTTGCCAAGCTGAATAATACCAATAAAGAGCTGGCATCGTTGACAAATTATGGCCTCTTCGAGCAAGGATGGGCGACCTATAACGACTATCTGAAAAGCGATGAATTTTCCCAAGTGCGCAAAGCTGTTTTCGCGCGGTCAAAAGGTATGTGTGATATTTGCAAAAACAACCAAGCGACAGAACCGCATCATATTGCCTACTCGCATTGGTATGCCGGCGAAGTGGATGCGCTCGAAAATTTGGTGGCAGTCTGCCATCAGTGCCATTGTCGCATTCACGGTAAGGAGAAATAACCATGATCAAAATGGCACTGAATTTACTAAAGCCACACCCGCTTAATGCCAAAATATATGGCGATTCTGCTGATGCGGATTTGGTTGAAAGCATCGAGGCCAACGGCATCCTCTCGCCGATCCTGGTGACCTCAGAGAAAGCAGAGATCGGTCCGAACGTGATCATCTCCGGACATCGCCGTTACTACGCCGCAAAACGGCTCGGCGTGGACGCTGTACCGGTTTTTATCTCTGATATTTATGACGCGATCGACATTGAGGAAGCGGTTATTGTTGCTAATAAACAGCGACAGAAAAATGGAGAACAGATTGGCCGCGAAATACAAAAACTTATGGACATAGTGAGTAAAAGAGCAAGACAGCGTAGTTTAGCTAATCTTAATAATAATAATATACCTGTCGAGGTGGGGAATTTACCACCTCGAGGATCATCAGGTAAATCTCGAGATGTTGTTGGTAGAATGCTTGGTATAGGTGGAACCACTGCAATTCGCGCAGCAAAAGCCGTTACTGTCATTGAC
Encoded proteins:
- a CDS encoding site-specific DNA-methyltransferase, with protein sequence MNNDKGVDMLINDHFQNFKQYNIPKAQLVIADIPFNIGKNAYGSNPAWYIDGDNKNGESHLAGKNFFDTDNDFRPAEFMEFCNRMMRKEPKERGEAPCMVIFCEFEQQFQIIELAKKYGINGYINLVFRKNFSAQVLKANMRIVGNAEYGLVLYRDKLPKFRNDGKMIFNVMDYERDAEGPLYEKIHPTQKPVRLMERLISIFTDPGDVVIDPVAGSGSTLIAAENLGRKAYGFEIKKDFYRKAVKWIDKNRLVRSEIKEYGFAKTLINELQPSLFG
- the tcmP gene encoding three-Cys-motif partner protein TcmP, encoding MPVENGVGQSAYTETKQEHLRTILRTHINIVKSILKKRSYSLPCYYYYDINAGPGIYNNGEIGSPLVFVQEAERARINYQAVFIEIKDDSYNRLLSLFGDNPHVKIYHGDNQEILPLLIPNTKDRQWRYGMIYTDPNGIFNDKAIADFVNRECFSATDVLINCPASAIKRSINCCKCKDDRRLEDRLRQINKKYWIVKDPQNSRWQWTHIMLTNWPNHPEFSQINMYRHNSQAGKAIFAKLNNTNKELASLTNYGLFEQGWATYNDYLKSDEFSQVRKAVFARSKGMCDICKNNQATEPHHIAYSHWYAGEVDALENLVAVCHQCHCRIHGKEK